GTTTTTTAATTTCTTCTGCTTCTTTTGCTCTTACTGTGTATGTTCCAAATTTATAAATTGATTGAGGTGTTAGACCTAAGTGACCCATAACAGGGACTCCAGAGTCAATAATTCTTTTAATAGAATCTTCAATTTCTGTACCACCTTCCAATTTAACAGCATGTGCACCAGATTCTTTCATAATTCTGATTGATGATTCTAGAGCTTTTTTAGAATTACCTTGGTACGATCCAAATGGTAAGTCAACTACAACTAAGCATCTATTAATTCCCTTTATAACAGATTTTGCATGATATATCATCTCGTCTAATGTGATTGGAAGTGTAGTCTCATGACCAGCCATTACGTTTGATGCAGAATCACCTACTAGTATTATATCTATATCTGCACTATCTAAAAGTTTTGCAAATGAGTAGTCATATGCGGTTAGCATAGCAATCTTTTCGCCATTTCTTTTCATTTCTTGAAGAGAATGTGTTGTTATTTTTGTGTATTTTTTTGTTTTCATTTAATCAATAGTATCTTCTTGTTCAATATTTATTAGTGTGTTTAGATATTCTAATTTAAATACCTCTTGATTATCAATAAGTGTTTGAATAGAATCAAGAAGCATATTTTTTTCAGACTTAAGTAATCTGTTTTTTTGAATTTCGTCTTTTAAATTTTTACTCAATGTGTATAAAAAATCAGTATTTTCAGTCATAATATCCTTAAAGGGTTCAAATTTACTATTCTCTATTTTTAAAGAATCATTCAGGATTTTTATATTTTTTAGTTCAAGCTCTAGTAATTGAATGACATTATTTAATTTGTTAATTTTGATACTTTCATTTGATTTTAATTTTTTTTCAAGTCTCTCATTTTCAAAAATCAATTTTTTTGATTCCTCATTTGTTAATTTAATTTGCTTATTGATTCCATTATAATTTTCAATTGTTGAGATATATACATAATCAATTTTGGCTTTTGTTTGAGTGCCTATGTTAAAACCGTATCTTCCAGAAGATAGTAGATTAATATTTTTTTTATTAAGATTAATAGTGAATTCAAATTGACCATTGATAAAAAATTCATAATTCCCTTCTTTAGATTTAATTAAAAATTCATTTTTTTCATTTTTCCTTAAATTATTTGATTTTACCCATCCATTATCATTACTACTGCTAAAAGTTAAATTTTTGTCATATCCATTTTTCATATAGATTAATCTATATTTTTTAGCACTATTAGTTTCAAGTATTAATCCTTCCTGGGTGTTAGGATTATATTGGATTATTATGCCAAATTCTTGAGTTTTTTCATTGTTAAATAAGTTGATTTTTTCTTCCGGAGATAATGTGATTGCAGTTTTGATTTCATAATCTATTATATCATTTTCCCAGTTAAGAATTATATTAAAACTAGATTCTTTTGCACCAATAAAGTACTGTCCTTCTTTTTTTAGTATAACAGCAAATTGATTCTCATTTTGTTCTGTGGGAAATATTTTATTTTCAAGATTAAAATCTTCTCTTAATAAATTTTGTGAATAGATATCATCTATTTTATGACTCTGACATAGAGTAATATTTATTGTAGATATTAAAAAGAGAAATACTTTTAAAAAATTCATAAATGACTTTATTTAATTCAAATCTACAAAAATTATATATTTGCTCTATGAAAAAAATATTTTGCATTTTCCTAGCCTTTGTTTTCTTTAGTTGTGATAACTCATTGGATATTAATGACGAATGGAAAGATATACCTGTAATATACGGAATATTAAATCCGGGAACTGACGAACCTAACTCGGAGTTAGGTGCAAATGAAAATCATTATGTTCGTATACAGAAAGGTTTTTTAGGTTTAAAATCTGCTAATAACTATTTAAACATTTATGACTCTATCTACTATAACCCATCAGAACTTGATGTTTGGGTTGATGTTATAGATGCTCAAACTGGTGAGGTTAATGGGCCTTTTCATCTTGATTTAATTACAAATGATAATTTAGAAGATATTGCTTTAAGTAAAAATGAAGGTTTATTTCATTCTGAAAATCATTATCTATATAAATTTCCTTATGTAGCTAGGGATTTGATTCCTACCGATGATTTAAGACATAGCTTCAAGATTAATGTTGTTAACACGAATACTAATGATACAGCATACTCTGTAACTAATATTGTTGAACCTATTGACATGGTAAGACCTACGCCAGCTATAATTAACTCTGTTTTACGATTTGGTTCTGGATTTTCTGAAACCATTAAGATTAATCCGTCTAAAAACGGGAAGATGTATTCTATTACATTAATATTTAATTATTTTGAACAATCTTTTGATGATTATCTTTTAGATATTAATGATGGAGTTATTGATATGACTGGTGCTGAATTGAAAAGTGTTGAATTAAATTTAGGTGATTTAACTGCATCGGAGCAACAATTATTGGGTCAAAGTTCAGATATTCAAACATTAGTATCCCCACTTGAATTTTTAGAGTTCTTAGCTACACAAATTAAAGGAAATGATGTTTACAGATATCCCGCAGGAACCTATAATCAAGGTACTGGTGGTGGAATCAATATTGGAACATATCATCAAGCTATTGATTTACATGTGACCGCAGTAAATACGGAATTGTATACTTATATTAATGCAAACGCTCCTAATTATGGATTTAATCAAGAGAGGCCTGACTACAATAATATTACAAATGGTATTGGCCATTGGTCTTCAAGAAGTGTTTTGCATTTAGATAGTCTTAGACTTGACAATGCAACAATTGATTTGATTTCATCAGATCCGATTACTAAAGCTTTAAATTTTTCATGCTATAATACAAATGGCATTGGTCTTTTAGATTCAAATGGCTTTTATCTTAATTTTGGAGACGATTGTGTTGATGATTAACTCAATAAAACTGTCAATATGGCATGGGTGTCAGTTTTTTTGTCACACTTTTATTTAAATATCATGACATTCTGCATATAAACATTGTTTGGTATAGTCTTTGACTTGTTTTGATTAATAACTAAAAAAAATAATTATGAGTAAAATAATCGGTATAGATTTAGGAACAACTAATTCCTGCGTTTCTGTTATGGAAGGTAATGAACCAGTTGTTATTCAAAATAGTGAGGGAAAAAGAACTACTCCATCTGTTATTGCTTTTGTTGAGGGTGGTGAGCGAAAAGTGGGTGATCCTGCAAAAAGACAAGCTATAACAAACCCTGAAAAGACAATATATTCTATCAAAAGATTTATGGGTGAAAAATTTAATAATGTTAAAAATTTATTAAAAACAGTTCCTTATAAAGTAGTTAAAGGAGATAATAATACTGCAAGAGTTCGTGTTGAGGACAGGGATTATACACCTCAAGAGCTTTCTGCTATTATACTACAAAAAATGAAAAAAACTGCTGAAGATCATTTGGGTGCACAAGTCAGTGAAGCAGTGATTACTGTGCCTGCATATTTTAATGATGCGCAAAGACAAGCTACAAAAGAAGCAGGAGAAATTGCAGGATTAAAAGTTAAAAGAATTATTAATGAACCTACTGCTGCTGCTTTAGCTTATGGTTTAGATAAAAAAACTTCAGATTTAAAGATAGCAGTTTTTGACCTAGGTGGTGGAACTTTTGATATTTCTATCTTAGAACTAGGAGATGGCGTTTTCGAAGTTAAATCAACAAACGGTGATACTCACTTAGGAGGTGATGATTTTGATTTAGCAATTATTAATTGGTTAGCTGATGAATTTAAAGCTCAAGAATCAATTGACTTAAGAGAAGATCCATCTGCATTACAAAGACTTAAAGAAGCTGCAGAAAAAGCAAAAATAGAATTATCATCTGGAACTCAGACGGAAATAAATTTACCTTATGTAACAGCAACATCATCTGGCCCTAAGCATCTTGTTAAAACTCTTACGAGAGCAAATTTTGAACAACTTTCTGATGATTTAATTCAAAGGTCACTAGATCCTTGTAAAAAAGCTGTTTCAGATGCAGGATTAAATCCTTCTGATATTGATGACGTGATTCTAGTTGGTGGTTCTACAAGAATACCAGCTATCCAAAAAGTTGTAAAAGAATTTTTTGGTAAAGAGCCTTCAAAAGGTGTCAATCCAGATGAAGTAGTTGCTATTGGTGCAGCAATTCAAGGTGGAGTGTTAGCAGGTGATGTTAAAGATGTTTTATTATTAGATGTAACTCCTCTATCTTTAGGTATAGAGACCATGGGT
This is a stretch of genomic DNA from Flavobacteriales bacterium TMED191. It encodes these proteins:
- the panB gene encoding 3-methyl-2-oxobutanoate hydroxymethyltransferase, whose translation is MKTKKYTKITTHSLQEMKRNGEKIAMLTAYDYSFAKLLDSADIDIILVGDSASNVMAGHETTLPITLDEMIYHAKSVIKGINRCLVVVDLPFGSYQGNSKKALESSIRIMKESGAHAVKLEGGTEIEDSIKRIIDSGVPVMGHLGLTPQSIYKFGTYTVRAKEAEEIKKLKSDVIKLEKAGCFAVVLEKIPAKLAAEITKSVTIPIIGIGAGSKVDGQVLVMHDMLGMNMTFNPRFLRRYSNLSEIVNNAVSNYISDVKNNSFPNNNEQYE
- the dnaK gene encoding molecular chaperone DnaK; this encodes MSKIIGIDLGTTNSCVSVMEGNEPVVIQNSEGKRTTPSVIAFVEGGERKVGDPAKRQAITNPEKTIYSIKRFMGEKFNNVKNLLKTVPYKVVKGDNNTARVRVEDRDYTPQELSAIILQKMKKTAEDHLGAQVSEAVITVPAYFNDAQRQATKEAGEIAGLKVKRIINEPTAAALAYGLDKKTSDLKIAVFDLGGGTFDISILELGDGVFEVKSTNGDTHLGGDDFDLAIINWLADEFKAQESIDLREDPSALQRLKEAAEKAKIELSSGTQTEINLPYVTATSSGPKHLVKTLTRANFEQLSDDLIQRSLDPCKKAVSDAGLNPSDIDDVILVGGSTRIPAIQKVVKEFFGKEPSKGVNPDEVVAIGAAIQGGVLAGDVKDVLLLDVTPLSLGIETMGNVFTKLIEANTTIPTKKSETFSTAADNQPAVDIRIAQGERPMYPDNKEIGRFQLADIPPAPRGVPQIEVTFDIDANGILNVAAKDKNTGKEQNIKIEASSGLSQDEIEKMKKEAEANADSDKKKKELADKLNQADAMVFQTEKQLKEFGDKLPDDKRSAIQDASDSLKKAKSENNMDGIDAALENLNKCWQSASNEMQQAQAQASPNGESEKTSTNTNDSSNSDDVTDVDFEEVKDNK